The Macrobrachium nipponense isolate FS-2020 chromosome 1, ASM1510439v2, whole genome shotgun sequence genome includes a window with the following:
- the LOC135219840 gene encoding tubulin alpha-3 chain-like: MRECISIHVGQAGVQMGNACWELYCLEHGIGPDGTIPSDKAVGNADDSYSTFFCETGSGKHVPRAIFVDLEPSVIDEVRTGAYRQLFHPEQMITGKEDAANNYARGHYTIGKEIVDIVMDKTRRIADQCTGLQGFLVFHSFGGGTGSGFTSLLMERLSVDYGKKSKLEFAIYPAPQISTAVVEPYNAILTTHTTLEHSECAFMVDNEAIYDICRRNMSIERPTYTNLNRLIGQIVSSITASLRFDGALNVDLTEFQTNLVPYPRIHFPLVTYAPIISAEKAYHEQISVAEITNSCFEPSNQMVKCDPRHGKYMACCLLYRGDVVPKDVNAAIASIKTKKSIQFVDWCPTGFKVGINYQPPTVVPGADLAKVARAVCMLSNTTAIAEAWGRLDHKFDLMYAKRAFVHWYVGEGMEEGEFTEAREDLAALEKDYEEVAIDSILDGEEESLEEM, translated from the exons CGTGAATGTATCAGTATCCATGTGGGTCAGGCTGGTGTCCAGATGGGCAATGCCTGCTGGGAGCTGTACTGCTTGGAGCATGGCATCGGCCCTGATGGCACCATACCTTCAGACAAAGCTGTCGGCAATGCTGACGACTCCTACAGCACCTTCTTCTGCGAGACCGGATCTGGAAAGCATGTCCCAAGAGCCATTTTTGTGGATCTAGAGCCTTCTGTTATTG ATGAAGTCCGCACCGGTGCCTACAGACAACTCTTCCATCCCGAACAGATGATCACTGGGAAGGAAGATGCTGCAAACAACTATGCCAGAGGACATTACACCATCGGGAAAGAAATCGTAGATATTGTCATGGACAAGACCAGGAGGATTGCGGACCAGTGCACAGGACTGCAG GGCTTCTTGGTGTTCCATTCCTTTGGTGGAGGCACTGGATCAGGCTTTACCTCTCTCCTTATGGAGAGGCTCTCGGTGGATTACGGAAAGAAGAGTAAACTGGAGTTCGCCATTTACCCAGCACCACAG ATCTCCACGGCCGTAGTCGAACCGTACAACGCCAtcctcaccacacacacaacccTCGAACACTCGGAGTGCGCTTTCATGGTTGACAACGAAGCCATCTATGACATTTGCCGAAGAAACATGAGCATCGAGAGACCAACCTACACGAATCTCAACAGACTCATCGGACAGATCGTGTCGTCCATCACGGCCTCCCTCAG GTTTGACGGCGCCTTGAATGTAGATCTGACAGAGTTCCAGACCAACCTCGTCCCTTACCCTAGAATACATTTCCCTCTGGTGACGTACGCTCCTATCATATCAGCTGAGAAGGCCTACCACGAACAGATCTCTGTAGCTGAAATAACCAACTCCTGTTTTGAACCATCCAATCAA ATGGTGAAGTGTGACCCAAGGCATGGCAAGTACATGGCTTGTTGTCTGCTGTACCGAGGTGATGTTGTCCCCAAGGACGTCAACGCTGCCATTGCATCAATCAAGACCAAGAAATCCATTCAGTTCGTCGACTGGTGCCCAACAGGTTTCAAG GTTGGTATCAATTATCAGCCTCCTACAGTAGTACCTGGAGCAGATCTTGCCAAAGTTGCACGTGCTGTATGTATGCTCTCCAACACCACAGCCATTGCTGAAGCTTGGGGTCGTCTCGACCATAAATTTGATCTTATGTATGCTAAGAGAGCCTTTGTCCACTGGTATGTTGGTGAGGGCATGGAGGAAGGTGAATTCACCGAGGCCAGAGAGGATCTCGCTGCCCTGGAAAAGGATTATGAGGAGGTGGCTATTGATAGCATCCTGGATGGCGAGGAAGAATCCCTGGAAGAAATGTAA